Proteins co-encoded in one Candidatus Kuenenbacteria bacterium genomic window:
- a CDS encoding ABC transporter ATP-binding protein, with protein sequence MDIKNKNVITKEFWQKLWSILQPFQKKMIWLFTMISIFELLKLINPYFMKLIIDLLTGQKDIEFLKLISFVCLMLATDVFVTLIHYFKDKKIFDFLILIEYSLPIDLQKKLVSLSLGYHERENTGNKIMKVQRGIDRLTELLANASWEFFPTITQILFTFFSMLYFSWQVSLVFIAFVPIFIVITLKMNKITNPLRTRRHEEYENAAGILGQSIINIYTVQSFVQEKNETKKYQDIRNKIAIMENTEWPVVLNYNLLRSIVVDLGRVSVILLSAYFAWQKTITVGSLVFFITLSETAYHALFRLSRTYDRLIENSTGVERITSLLSEKSSLTNKQNAQNITIKGEIIFDNVSFAYHKESRFRALENINLKISPGETVALVGPSGGGKSTIVKLVYRHYDVTTGKILIDGQNIKDYDIYNYRSQLAIVPQDVEIFNTSLRENIAYGRPEATQTEIEEAAKIANIDFINSLENGYDTLVGERGIKLSGGQKQRVGIARAILSNPKILIFDEATSNLDTHSEKLIQKSIEKISRKQTMVIIAHRLSTVINADKIFVVKDGRIAEAGSHEELLKNKNGIYTDLLRLQAIGELK encoded by the coding sequence ATGGATATTAAAAATAAAAACGTCATCACCAAAGAATTTTGGCAAAAACTTTGGTCTATCCTTCAGCCATTCCAGAAAAAAATGATCTGGCTCTTCACCATGATCAGTATTTTTGAATTACTCAAACTCATTAATCCCTATTTCATGAAGCTGATCATTGACCTTCTGACCGGCCAAAAAGATATTGAATTTTTAAAACTTATTTCCTTTGTTTGTTTGATGCTCGCCACCGACGTTTTTGTCACCCTAATTCATTATTTTAAGGACAAAAAAATCTTTGATTTCCTCATCCTTATTGAATACAGCTTGCCGATCGATCTCCAAAAAAAATTAGTTTCCCTTTCACTCGGCTATCACGAACGTGAAAACACCGGCAACAAAATCATGAAAGTTCAACGCGGGATTGACCGCCTAACTGAACTCCTGGCCAATGCCTCCTGGGAATTTTTCCCCACTATCACCCAAATACTTTTTACTTTTTTCTCCATGCTTTATTTTAGCTGGCAGGTCTCTTTGGTCTTTATCGCCTTCGTGCCGATTTTTATTGTTATCACCCTTAAAATGAATAAAATCACCAACCCTCTACGCACCCGCCGACACGAAGAATATGAAAACGCTGCCGGCATTCTCGGCCAATCAATAATCAATATCTATACTGTCCAGTCATTTGTCCAGGAAAAAAACGAAACCAAAAAATACCAAGATATCCGAAACAAAATAGCTATCATGGAAAACACCGAGTGGCCAGTCGTTTTAAATTACAACCTTTTGCGTAGCATCGTTGTTGATTTGGGCCGCGTGAGTGTTATACTTTTGAGTGCTTATTTTGCCTGGCAAAAAACCATTACCGTCGGCAGTCTAGTTTTCTTTATCACTCTTTCCGAAACCGCCTACCACGCACTTTTCCGCCTCTCCCGCACCTACGACCGCCTGATTGAAAATTCTACTGGCGTCGAACGCATCACCAGCCTCTTATCAGAAAAATCTTCTTTAACAAACAAACAAAACGCCCAAAATATAACCATAAAAGGAGAAATAATTTTTGATAACGTCTCTTTCGCCTATCATAAAGAAAGTCGCTTTAGAGCTTTAGAAAATATAAATCTAAAAATCAGTCCCGGTGAAACAGTGGCCTTGGTCGGGCCCTCTGGCGGAGGAAAGTCCACCATTGTCAAGCTGGTTTATCGCCACTATGATGTCACTACCGGAAAAATATTAATCGACGGACAAAACATCAAAGACTACGATATCTATAATTACCGTTCACAGTTGGCTATCGTACCTCAAGATGTGGAAATATTTAATACCTCTCTTCGAGAAAATATTGCCTATGGCCGACCAGAGGCCACTCAGACAGAAATAGAAGAGGCTGCCAAAATTGCCAACATCGATTTTATTAATTCTCTCGAAAATGGTTATGACACGCTGGTGGGAGAAAGAGGCATAAAACTCTCTGGCGGACAAAAACAAAGGGTTGGCATTGCTAGGGCAATTCTCTCCAATCCCAAAATTCTTATCTTTGATGAGGCTACTAGTAATTTAGATACTCATTCAGAAAAATTAATCCAAAAATCAATTGAAAAAATATCCAGAAAACAAACCATGGTTATTATTGCCCACCGCCTTTCCACTGTTATCAATGCCGACAAAATATTTGTAGTCAAAGATGGCCGCATCGCCGAGGCTGGCTCCCATGAAGAATTATTAAAAAACAAAAATGGTATCTACACTGATCTTCTCCGTCTCCAAGCCATTGGCGAATTGAAATAA
- a CDS encoding bifunctional 5,10-methylenetetrahydrofolate dehydrogenase/5,10-methenyltetrahydrofolate cyclohydrolase, with protein sequence MTKIINGQKIAATLLSRLKKQISKLPQKQKPCLAVILIGKNPASHLYVSLKEKRARDVGIKFKKYLFPASTSQPKILELIQKLNQDASISAILVQLPLPKKLDTDKIISAINPTKDADGIHPKNLKTLAAGQKTSVLPATAGAVAAILDSLKINLKNKSTAVIGKSQIAGLPIYYHLKNKCRQVAAYDHTTKNLAAKTRKADLLIVAIGQPRFITKKYIKPGAIVIDIGINKLQNKTVGDVDFNVKNICSAITPVPGGVGPITVAILLKNTLKFSK encoded by the coding sequence ATGACGAAAATCATTAATGGCCAAAAAATAGCCGCTACTCTTTTATCACGGCTCAAAAAACAAATTTCCAAGCTCCCTCAAAAACAGAAGCCTTGTTTGGCCGTAATTTTGATCGGCAAAAATCCTGCCTCCCATCTCTATGTCTCTCTCAAAGAAAAACGTGCTAGAGATGTTGGTATAAAATTTAAAAAATATCTCTTCCCTGCCTCAACCAGCCAACCAAAAATTTTAGAACTAATCCAAAAACTCAACCAAGACGCTTCTATTTCCGCTATTTTAGTCCAACTGCCACTGCCCAAAAAACTTGATACTGACAAAATTATTTCTGCCATTAACCCGACCAAAGACGCCGACGGTATTCATCCTAAAAATCTAAAAACATTAGCCGCTGGCCAAAAAACGTCTGTCCTGCCCGCCACTGCCGGCGCTGTTGCCGCTATTTTAGATTCACTCAAAATAAATTTAAAAAACAAATCAACCGCCGTCATTGGCAAAAGCCAAATCGCTGGCCTACCTATTTACTATCATCTAAAAAATAAATGCCGCCAGGTTGCTGCCTATGATCACACTACCAAAAACCTAGCCGCTAAAACCCGAAAAGCAGATTTATTAATTGTCGCCATCGGCCAACCACGATTTATCACCAAAAAATATATCAAACCCGGCGCCATCGTCATTGATATTGGCATCAATAAACTGCAAAACAAAACCGTCGGTGATGTTGATTTCAATGTAAAAAATATCTGTTCTGCCATTACTCCTGTGCCCGGCGGCGTCGGCCCCATCACGGTCGCCATCTTACTCAAAAACACTCTAAAATTTTCCAAATAA